aagcacaagtTGCATCAGTTTCCAACAACAGTTCAGTAAAGACTTGAAAACAAGAAAGGTTTTTGACACAGCTTTTCTCGTCCTGTTCCTTCTGTATCCGacgacacaaaaacaacaaaaacaatcacacaTCGTTCTGAACATTGTTCAACAGTAAATTCTCCTCAATTCTCCCAACTGGACCTGTAATATATCATATGTATCATAGATCATTTACTGACATTAAACCCTGTAGCTCGCGGGGTCTGAGTCGGTCATTCCAAGCTACAGAGATGAAACatggcaacaacacaacaatcacCAGCTTCGTTCTATCATCACGTGATGTGAACTTTTCCTGCGTTTCACAGCGTGAACAGATCCCAGAAATAAACCGAACACACTCTGTGTTTTAACTTGGTCTGGTTTCTACTGAAGCCATGAGACTGTAGTAAATGACACAGCTGGAGTTTAAGGCCTTAACCAAAGCGTTTTATACGCCCTCCATCAGCCCCGACGTCCTCCTGCCGACTCAGGTCATTAACGTGgagcttcattcatttatttatttatctggggccctggaatgaatgaatgaatgaatgaatgaatgaatgaatgcgaCGGACTCTGAACCAggaaagattattttttaacagctgACCCGCTGCAGCAGGATGTGTGAGCGTTGTTTGGTTTCATCAGGACGAGAGGAAACGAGGATGTTATTAGAGAGACGAGCCAAATGGAGCGAGAGTGACAGGATGTGAAgaacacatcaaataaaaagacGACGAGGGTCGAGGATGAAGGTCACGGGTCCATCGCTCAGGACACTTAACCCTTCACGGGACAAGGAGCCATCTTTATTTAGCCtcctagctcctcctagcctcctagctaatagcagctcctcctagcctcccagctaatagtagctcctcctagcctcctagctaataacagctcctcctagcctcctagctaataacagctcctcctagcctcctagctaataacagctcctcctagcctcctagctaatagtagctcctcttagcctcctagctgtGCAGCCTCATTCTTTAGTAATACAGACATCAAACAGTATAAAGACATTTAATAATGAACTGAATGTGATTCAGCTCCTCATTCATCATCTGCACCAAACTGAGCTGTTTAGCTTCTGGaccagtgtctctgtgtcttctggtttttattaagttgttgAATAGTAAAGTTTTGGGGACATGTTGTCCTCGTGGGGCCCTGGTTTACCAGCTGGACAGATCCAGCAGCTGTGGTGGAACCATGTAatgtcattgttgttttttgtctcataCTAAGATTCATTATAAATGTGTCTCTGAAACCAACATGAAGTCATCCTGACATCTGGTGGCGCACTGAAGAACTACAGTTCATATTTAAGGAACATTCTgcacaaattagaaaaaaaagtctctttacacacaaataatacataaataaatacataaataagattttattttaaaagttgagTTTGGTTTGAGTCTTCACTTCCTCCTGAAGTTCCTCAGGATCGGATAGAGGGCGTGAAACGCTTCGTAGACGTTGTCCAACGTTTTAGCCCCTGGATTTTAACACAGACTTCACAGTTAGAACAAGAAATCAGATGAGATGTTGATGTGGTACCTCTAGAACCTCATCAGGTACCACCAGTACTCACATGTAAAGAACATCTAGAACCTCCACAATAACGAACACAGAATCAGGAAAATAACAGAACCCCTTAATTAACAAATTCCAAAAGGCGAAACCTTTGCCCTTATTCAACACCTTGTGGATtttcatgacctggatgactgagaaccttcacagacataattaATGTATCAAACTTCAACCTTAAAACCTCTTCAGTGACCACTCAGTCCACTCAAAGGAACCCTAGAACCCAAACAGAAATGCTACAGGAAAATGACGACTTAAAGGTCCTACAGAACCTCCTAGAACCTCTTTACTGTTCTTCTTGCGTTCATTACAGTAACTTTAAGAACCTCCCACCCAGGAACCTCTAAAGTCTTTCTATACAGTGTGGATGACGCCCTCAGTGCGATCAGATCTGATTAATCCAGGGTACTGGTCATATTATTAATGATGTTTGGTGTGTGGGTGGAAGTTCGGCTTATTTACCGCACATATTTATCTTCCCAGAGGGAAAGACGGTCACGTTGACGCCTGGTATGATCTTGTAGAAGAGGCCAGGAAACAGCTCTGGTTCATAACTGTGGACAGAGACGGTGAATGTGTCCAGATTTCACCAATATCACATATAATAATGTTTCTCTTTCCGTGGAGCTCGGCCTCTCATCTCCAGGCTtcgtgctaagctaggctaggctgtGTCTGGATACACACTAGATGTAATAGCTGGTTGATGATTGTGGCTCATGAAACCTGCAGAGCTGATGGTGGCTGGTGGCCAGTTGGTCCAGACAGACTGGGAAGGTGCTGCAGGTGGCCACCATGTTCCGGATCTTAAAGTCCAGGGAGGCGACGGGGAAGCCGAGCTTCTGCACTATGCGGGCGAACTTCCTGGCCGCCAGCAGCGACTGCTCCACGCTGATGAAATA
This window of the Mugil cephalus isolate CIBA_MC_2020 chromosome 16, CIBA_Mcephalus_1.1, whole genome shotgun sequence genome carries:
- the LOC125022405 gene encoding TATA-box-binding protein-like; the protein is MFAVFTSRNVISTVKLGCSLDLDLIACKSWNVEYNPKIYKALVMRIREPRATALIYKNGNLVCTGAKSVEQSLLAARKFARIVQKLGFPVASLDFKIRNMVATCSTFPVCLDQLATSHHQLCSYEPELFPGLFYKIIPGVNVTVFPSGKINMCGAKTLDNVYEAFHALYPILRNFRRK